The nucleotide window AGACGGAGCTCATGAGCGCGAGCGCCTCTTCGCTCGGCGGATTTAAAGAAGTAGTTTTTCTTGTGGACTCCAAGGACGCGTTTCCCCGCCTCAAGTACGAAAGCGGCGTGCACAGGGTACAAAGGGTACCCGAGACCGAATCGCAGGGCAGGATACACACGTCCACCGTTACTGTGGCGGTTCTTGCTGAGCCGGAAGAGGTCGAATTGAAAGTAAACCCTGAGGACCTGCGTATAGACGTGTTTAGGTCCAGCGGCCCCGGCGGGCAACACGTGAACACCACAGATTCGGCAGTGAGGATTACCCACATACCTACCGGGCTCGTGGTAACCTGCCAGGACGAGAAATCGCAGCACAAGAATAAGGCTAAAGCGCTGAGAGTGCTGCGGGCGCGGCTTAAGGAGCAGATCCAGGAGGAGCAGGAGCAGGAAGTCTCGGCAGAGAGAAGAAAGCAGGTGGGCACCGGCGACAGGAGCGAACGCATCAGAACCTACAACTTTCCTCAGGGAAGAATAACCGACCATCGCGTAGGGCTCACGCTTTACAGGCTGGAAGATATTTTGGCCGGGAACCTCGACCCCGTCCTCGATCCCCTCATTTCCCATTTTCAGGCAGAATTGTTAAAGGCAAGGTAACCCTTTGCGCGTTCAGGATTTCCTCCGCAGCGAAAAGGATTTGGGCCGGACTGACCTCATCGTCATCATCGCGTCCGCGCTGGATGTGACCCCGGAGGCTATTTACACACATCCGGAAAAGGAGCTTGACGACACGGCGCTGGAGAGAATAGCCAGACACATAGACGAGAGAAAGAAAGGCAGACCCCTCTCGTACATCACAAATACAAAGGAGTTTTTCTCGCAAGACTTCTACGTAGACGAACGAGTGCTTATACCAAGGCCCGAAACAGAGTTACTGGTCGAAGAAGCGCTACACGCAATGGTCGCGGCCCGGCCCTCCCTGAATCAAGAAAGCGGACACGCCACTGTAGCGAAAAAAGAGGACGTGCGGATCCTTGATATGGGCACCGGTTCCGGCGCAATCGGCATAACGCTCGCCCGTTATGGTGCGTCGTCCGTTGCCTGTGTTGACGTATCTTTCGATGCATTGCTCGTGGCGCGCTGGAATGCGAAGCGGCTGGCGGTAGAGGATCGGATTTCCCTGGTGCAATCCGACCTGTTCGGAGGCTTAAAGAAGAAAGCGCGTTTCGATATAATCGTTGCAAACCTCCCGTACATCTCTGCGTCTGACTGCGAGAGGCTCATGCCCGACGTAAAACGCGAGCCCCCCCGCGCGCTCCTGGGAGGCACACGTGGCACAGAGGTATACGAGCGCTTCGTAGCCGACCTCCCGCACCATCTGGAAGAGAGTGGCTCTGTAATCTGTGAACTGGGCGACGCAGGGCAGATAGAGTCGGTCGGAAAGTCGATGAGGGCACTCGGGCTTCGTGTGCGCTCGAAGAAAGATCTGGCAGGTCAGGACAGGGTACTTATAGGCTCATGGAAAAATTTGTCATAGAGGGCGGCGAACGCCTGAAGGGTAAGATTGCCGTCGGCGGGGCGAAGAATGCTGTCCTGCCTGTGCTTGCAGCGACTCTCCTTCAGAAGGGTATCTACGAAATAGGAAACGTTCCCCGACTGAAAGACGTTACTACCATGATCAGCGTGCTGGGAGTCCTTGGCGCGAAATCCGAGTGGATTGACGAGCACAGGCTCAGAATAGACACGACCGACGCGGAAGGATTTGAAGCGCCCTATGATCTGGTAAAGGAGATGCGAGCATCGGTCCTCGTACTCGGTGCCCTGGCAGGCGGCCGGAAGAGGGCCATTGTCTCCTATCCGGGCGGGTGCGCTATCGGTGAGCGACCCATCAACCTTCACTTGAAAGGGCTTTCCCTTCTGGGTTGCGAGGTCGGTATGCACGAGGGCTATGTGGATGTCGACGCGCGCAATCTCTGCGGCGCCACCGTGCGTTTTGATAAACCGACCGTTGGCGGAACCGAGAATGTCCTGATGGCCGCAGTTCTGGCTGAGGGAGAGACGGTTATCGAGAACGCTGCGATGGAGCCTGAAGTGGTCGACCTCGGCATGATGCTTCAGGCGATGGGTGCCCGAATAGAGGGACTTGGCACACCCAAGATCTTTGTGCGGGGCGTTGAGAGTCTTACTCCCTGCAACTATGATGTGATTCCCGACCGTATAGAAGCGGGGACTTTCCTTGTGGCCAGTGGATTGACGAGGGGCAGCGTAACCATCGAAGGCGCCAAAGTTGCGCACCTCACCACCGTGATAGAGAAGCTTCGGGAGGCGGGGATGGATATCGCAGAGGAGAATGGCTCGCTCCGTGCCGGAATGTCGAGGAAAAGACCAACGGCATTTGACATAAGAACCTCTCCCTATCCGGGTTTCCCCACCGACATGCAGGCTCAGGTTATGACCATGATGTCCATAGCGAAGGGCGTCAGCGTAGTTACGGAGAGCATCTTCGAGAACAGGATGATGCACGCAGCGGAGCTTCGGAGACTCGGCGCAGACGTGATGGTCGTGGGGAACAGGGCAGTGGTAAGGGGCGTCAAGGCGTTGCAGGGCGCCAGAGTGATGGCTACGGATTTGCGCGCGAGCGCAAGCCTTATCCTGGCAGGACTCTGCGCCTACGGTACGACAGAGGTTTCGCGTATCTATCATATTGACAGGGGATACGAATCGATCGAGAAAAAACTGCGCCAGCTCGGGGCGAAAATAGAGAGGAAGAAAGATGAAGGTGTGGCACCTTGAGCAGGAATGGGATGCATTTCTTGAGACGATTGTAACCGGCCGGGAACAAAAAAAGAGTGACGTGCGCAGGTCGGTGCAGGCCATCAAGAAGCAGGTGGCGGAGGAAGGGGAAGAAGCACTCCTTCGCTTGAGCACGCGTTTTGAGGGCTGGAGCAAAAAGTATCCGCTCAAAATACCCGTCAAAGAAATAGAAGAAGCGGCTGAAAAGATCGACAGGAAGGACCTTCCAGTGCTGAAAGGCATGATAAAGAACGTAAGGCTCTTCCACCGATCCCAGCTTACGCGGCAAAGGAGATACAAGAGAAAGGGGCTTGAGGTCAGGGAAGAGCCGGTATCTGTTGAGCGTGCCCTGGTGTATGTGCCCGGAGGCCAGGTTCCGTACCCGTCGAGCCTTGTCATGGGCGTGGTGCCCGCGCAGGTCGCGGGTGTGCGTGAGATCTATGTGACGACGCCGACCCATGACGGTGCTCTCAATCCTTACATCGCGGCCTGCTCCCTTCTTCTTGGAATACGCAACGTATACCGTCTTGGTGGCGCCCAGGCAATCTATGCTTTTGCCTTTGGCGCAGGGAGCATCCCCAAAGTCGATATAATTGTGGGCCCCGGCAATGCCTATGTGGAAGAAGCAAAGAGGGACGTGTACGGAAGAGTTGGTATTGACATGCTGGCAGGTCCCTCTGAGCTCGTGGTTTTGCTCACACGCCACTTTCCGCTCGAGATAGCGGCCTGGGACCTTTTTTCTCAGGCGGAGCATGATGAGATGGCAACTGTGGGCCTTTTTTCGCCATCGAAGGACGATCTCTATACGCTGATGAGGCAGATGGAGCGGCTGCTTGGGGAGAACGTGCGCAAAGCGACTGTAGAAAAAGCTCTTGAGAAAAACGGGTTTCTGGTCCATTACCAGAGCCTCGACAAGGCAGTCGAAGCTATCAACAGAATAGCACCCGAACACCTGGAGGTCGTCGGTGATATGTCGGCGACGAAAAACCTGCGATACCCCGGCATCATCTACGTGGGGCCCGAGACCTGTGTGTCCATGGGCGACTATTACATAGGCACAAATCACGTGCTCCCCACTGGCGGGGCAGGAAGGTTTTCTGCTGGTCTTTCGGTGGACACATTTACAAAGCGTAGAGTATTGGTTAAGATAGATAAGAAATTTCTGGAGACCTATGGCGCGAATGCCATAAGATTGGCGGAAATCGAGGGTTTATACGCGCACGGTCGGGCTATCAAGGCAAGAAGGGAGCTTTTGCGGTGAAGCTCAAAATAGGGATACCTAAAGGAAGCCTGCAGGAGAGCACAATAAAGCTGTTCAAGAATGCAGGCTACCACATCAAGCTCGCGGACAGGTCCTACGTTCCTGTTATAGATGACCCGGAACTGGAAGGGCTTCTGATCCGGGCGCAGGAGATGGCCCGCTATGTAGAGAACGGCATCCTCGATATGGGCATCACTGGTCTTGACTGGGTGCTGGAGCAGAACGCAAAGGTAACGGAGATCGCGCGGCTGCGTTACGGAAAAGTTGGGTTTAAGGGAGTAAAGTGGGTTGTTGCCGCTCCCGAGAATTCCCCGATAAAAAGCCTCAAAGACCTGAACGGAAAGAAAATCGCTACTGAGCTGGTGGGATACACCAAGCGGTTCCTCAAGTCGAAAAAAATAGAGGCTCTCGTGGAGTATTCCTGGGGCGCGACAGAGGTTAAGCCGCCGCTCCTTGCCGACGCAATCGTGGAGGTGACTGAGACAGGAGCATCTCTGGTTGCCAATAACCTCCGCATTATAGACACGATCCTGGAATCAGAAACAGTGGTGATTGCCAGCAAAGCAGCCGCAAGAGATAAGTGGAAGAAGGTGAAGATGGAAAACATTGTCATGCTTCTCCATGGCGCACTCCGGGCAGAAGAGAAGGTGGGGCTCAAGATGAACGCACCGCAGAAGGGGCTCGACCGGATCATGAAGATACTTCCGTCGCTGCATACACCCACGATCTCGACGCTTGCCGACGCAGGATGGGTTGCGCTGGAGGTCATCATAGATGAATCGGTCGTTCGGGATATCATACCGGAACTGAGGCGGGCGGGCGCCCAGGGCATTGTCGAATACCCGCTGAATAAAGTGATTCCTTAGGGGCACCCAAAGGGGCATCCAATGAAAAGAAAAGCCGCGCTCACCAGGAAGACCAGAGAAACAGAGATCAAGGTCGGATGGAAGCTTGACGGTGAAGGGAAGTACACTATCGCAACAGGGGTTCCTTTCTTTAATCATATGCTTGAGCTTTTTGCCCGCCACGGATTCTTCGACCTCAAAATAGAAGCCCGTGGAGACACCGACATCGATCATCACCACACCGTGGAGGACGTGGGCATCGCCCTGGGCAGGGCGCTGAAAGAGGCGCTCGCCGACTTCGAAGGGATAAGGCGTTACGGACACGCAGTAGTGCCGATGGACGAAGCGCTCTGCAGCGTAACCATCGACGTAAGCGGCCGCCCGTATCTCGCCTGGAACGGGGAGATGAAGGGGCGGATAGGCACATTCGACGTAGAGGTCGCAAAGGAGTTTTTCCTCGCCTTTGTGCGCGAGGCAAAAGTCTGCCTCCACGTAAATCTTTTTTATGGCGAGAATGCGCACCACAGAATAGAGGCTGTGTTCAAGGCCTTTGGTCGCGCGTTGCGCGATGCGTGCGGGAAGGATGAATATCTGAAAGGGGTCTTGTCGACCAAGGGAGTGCTGTGATAGCAATCGTCGACTACGGCATGGGGAATTTAAGGAGCGTGACGAATGCCTTTGCGCGGCTCGGCGCGTCCATTGTTGTGACAAGCGACAGGAACGCGATTGCGACAGCGAGGGCCATTGTGCTGCCCGGTGTGGGCGCCTTCGGTAAGTGCATGGAGAATCTGGTGAGGTTCGATTTACTGGACGTGCTTTTGGATCAGATCAACAAAGGCAAGCCGTATCTGGGGATCTGTCTTGGGCTGCAGATGCTTTTTGAATCCTCTGAAGAAGCTCCCGGCGTTAAAGGATTAGGTCTTGTGAAGGGGAGCGTAAAAAGGTTCAAGAACGAGCTTAAAGTGCCACACATGGGATGGAACCAGGTTGAACAGACGAAGGGCTCGCAGCTCTTCAAAGGGATCCGCCAGGGAGAACACTTTTATTTTGTCCACTCCTTCTATCCCGAACCCACCGAAGAAGAGCTGATTGCGAGCACCACGGACTATGGCAAACCGTTTGCATCATCCGTAGAGCGGGAGAACATTTTTGCGTGCCAATTTCACCCTGAAAAGAGCCAGAGGGTAGGGTTGCACCTCCTTCAGAATTTTATAGACCTATGCGAACAAAACTGATCCTGCTTTTTGCGTTGTTGCTGGTCGCCGGGTTTGTGGTCGCGGCTGAGACCGAGATCGGCATCTATACGGAGCGGTTACTCGATCCGGACCTGACCACCTGTCCTCACTGCGGCAACCCCATCCGGTCCGGCCCCATGCATCAGGATGCAGAAGCTACGCTGTTAGATGAACTGAGGCAGGGCCTTGCTGATAATGGCATAAAGTATGTCCTCGGTAGAAGTGAGGCGAAGAATGTTGAGGTATTTGTCTACCGCTACCAGGAACGGCAAGGTGGCAACTTCGCGGTCGACAAACCGGCCAGCGTCGGCTTTCACTTGCACCTGTATGATCAAAATGGGCTCGCCAAAGTTTTTATCTTTGACGAGACCCAGCAGCCTCTTTTCGACAACATCCTCAAAATAGGTACCTTTATCCGCAGGGGCATGAGATGGATCACTGCGAGCGAGCTGGCCGAAGAGGGCATTGACAAGGGGATAGGGAATCTGAAAGAGGATTTGAAGTGAAAATCTTCTTCGCAATGGACCTCATAGGCGGGAACGCCGTGAGGCTCCTGAAGGGAGATTTCTCACAGGTCACCATCTACAGCCGGAACCCACCCGAGACTATCGAAAACATGTGCAAGGCAGGGGCAAGAGATTTTCACATTATCGACCTTGATGGAGCACGCGAAGGAAAGAGGAAGCATAGCGATCTGATACGCGCTATCAGACAGAAGGTGCCGGGCTACATGGAAGTGGGCGGCGGCATTCGCACTGAAGATGACATTGCTTTTTATTCGGCTACGAACGTAGACGGGATGATAGTGGGGACGAGGGCGCTGGAAGACAAGATGTTCTTTCGAGGGCTTTCGCGTTTCAGGAACATCGTTCTCGGTTTGGATCTTTACGAGGGGCGGCCTATGGTGAAGGGATGGAAAGAGGCAGCCGCCATGTCCCTTGAAGAGGTGCTCGAGCTAGCCGCAGAGGCCCGCATCATGGCCATTCTTTTCACGAGCATCTCGAAAGACGGTACGTTGAGCGGGCCCGATTTTGGAGCCATAGAAAAGATGCAGACAATGACTAGCCTCCCGATTATTGCCAGCGGCGGCGTCAGCACCATGAAGGACCTGCAAGAACTGAAGGAGATGAATGTGTGGGCGGCCATCGTGGGGAAGGCCTATTACGAGGGCAGAATACAAATAGAGGAGGCCGTCTCGCTTGCTGACTAAAAGGATCATCCCGTGCCTGGACGTGATGGAGGGTAGAGTCGTCAAGGGAATGAATTTTGTCAACTTGATGGATGCGGGCGATCCTGTCGTCAATGCGAAGGCATACGAGAAGCAACTGGCTGACGAACTCTGTTTTCTGGACATCACTGCGTCTCATGAAAAAAGAAGGACAATACTGAATGTAATCGAGGACGTGGCGCGAGAGGTGTTCATGCCGCTTACCGCGG belongs to Syntrophorhabdales bacterium and includes:
- the prfA gene encoding peptide chain release factor 1, with amino-acid sequence MIAERLEEIERRYQEIENGMARPENISNQEDFRKLAREHAELREIVATLREFRKVRGETEKTRELADHETDEELKQMAQEELLLLTKRQDQLEGLLKGMLLGKDTQEVKSMFLEIRAGTGGEEAALFAAELFAMYMKYAEKMKWKTELMSASASSLGGFKEVVFLVDSKDAFPRLKYESGVHRVQRVPETESQGRIHTSTVTVAVLAEPEEVELKVNPEDLRIDVFRSSGPGGQHVNTTDSAVRITHIPTGLVVTCQDEKSQHKNKAKALRVLRARLKEQIQEEQEQEVSAERRKQVGTGDRSERIRTYNFPQGRITDHRVGLTLYRLEDILAGNLDPVLDPLISHFQAELLKAR
- the prmC gene encoding peptide chain release factor N(5)-glutamine methyltransferase, with the protein product MRVQDFLRSEKDLGRTDLIVIIASALDVTPEAIYTHPEKELDDTALERIARHIDERKKGRPLSYITNTKEFFSQDFYVDERVLIPRPETELLVEEALHAMVAARPSLNQESGHATVAKKEDVRILDMGTGSGAIGITLARYGASSVACVDVSFDALLVARWNAKRLAVEDRISLVQSDLFGGLKKKARFDIIVANLPYISASDCERLMPDVKREPPRALLGGTRGTEVYERFVADLPHHLEESGSVICELGDAGQIESVGKSMRALGLRVRSKKDLAGQDRVLIGSWKNLS
- the murA gene encoding UDP-N-acetylglucosamine 1-carboxyvinyltransferase, with translation MEKFVIEGGERLKGKIAVGGAKNAVLPVLAATLLQKGIYEIGNVPRLKDVTTMISVLGVLGAKSEWIDEHRLRIDTTDAEGFEAPYDLVKEMRASVLVLGALAGGRKRAIVSYPGGCAIGERPINLHLKGLSLLGCEVGMHEGYVDVDARNLCGATVRFDKPTVGGTENVLMAAVLAEGETVIENAAMEPEVVDLGMMLQAMGARIEGLGTPKIFVRGVESLTPCNYDVIPDRIEAGTFLVASGLTRGSVTIEGAKVAHLTTVIEKLREAGMDIAEENGSLRAGMSRKRPTAFDIRTSPYPGFPTDMQAQVMTMMSIAKGVSVVTESIFENRMMHAAELRRLGADVMVVGNRAVVRGVKALQGARVMATDLRASASLILAGLCAYGTTEVSRIYHIDRGYESIEKKLRQLGAKIERKKDEGVAP
- the hisD gene encoding histidinol dehydrogenase, whose amino-acid sequence is MKVWHLEQEWDAFLETIVTGREQKKSDVRRSVQAIKKQVAEEGEEALLRLSTRFEGWSKKYPLKIPVKEIEEAAEKIDRKDLPVLKGMIKNVRLFHRSQLTRQRRYKRKGLEVREEPVSVERALVYVPGGQVPYPSSLVMGVVPAQVAGVREIYVTTPTHDGALNPYIAACSLLLGIRNVYRLGGAQAIYAFAFGAGSIPKVDIIVGPGNAYVEEAKRDVYGRVGIDMLAGPSELVVLLTRHFPLEIAAWDLFSQAEHDEMATVGLFSPSKDDLYTLMRQMERLLGENVRKATVEKALEKNGFLVHYQSLDKAVEAINRIAPEHLEVVGDMSATKNLRYPGIIYVGPETCVSMGDYYIGTNHVLPTGGAGRFSAGLSVDTFTKRRVLVKIDKKFLETYGANAIRLAEIEGLYAHGRAIKARRELLR
- the hisG gene encoding ATP phosphoribosyltransferase, which encodes MKLKIGIPKGSLQESTIKLFKNAGYHIKLADRSYVPVIDDPELEGLLIRAQEMARYVENGILDMGITGLDWVLEQNAKVTEIARLRYGKVGFKGVKWVVAAPENSPIKSLKDLNGKKIATELVGYTKRFLKSKKIEALVEYSWGATEVKPPLLADAIVEVTETGASLVANNLRIIDTILESETVVIASKAAARDKWKKVKMENIVMLLHGALRAEEKVGLKMNAPQKGLDRIMKILPSLHTPTISTLADAGWVALEVIIDESVVRDIIPELRRAGAQGIVEYPLNKVIP
- the hisB gene encoding imidazoleglycerol-phosphate dehydratase HisB, producing MKRKAALTRKTRETEIKVGWKLDGEGKYTIATGVPFFNHMLELFARHGFFDLKIEARGDTDIDHHHTVEDVGIALGRALKEALADFEGIRRYGHAVVPMDEALCSVTIDVSGRPYLAWNGEMKGRIGTFDVEVAKEFFLAFVREAKVCLHVNLFYGENAHHRIEAVFKAFGRALRDACGKDEYLKGVLSTKGVL
- the hisH gene encoding imidazole glycerol phosphate synthase subunit HisH, encoding MIAIVDYGMGNLRSVTNAFARLGASIVVTSDRNAIATARAIVLPGVGAFGKCMENLVRFDLLDVLLDQINKGKPYLGICLGLQMLFESSEEAPGVKGLGLVKGSVKRFKNELKVPHMGWNQVEQTKGSQLFKGIRQGEHFYFVHSFYPEPTEEELIASTTDYGKPFASSVERENIFACQFHPEKSQRVGLHLLQNFIDLCEQN
- a CDS encoding 1-(5-phosphoribosyl)-5-[(5-phosphoribosylamino)methylideneamino] imidazole-4-carboxamide isomerase, which translates into the protein MKIFFAMDLIGGNAVRLLKGDFSQVTIYSRNPPETIENMCKAGARDFHIIDLDGAREGKRKHSDLIRAIRQKVPGYMEVGGGIRTEDDIAFYSATNVDGMIVGTRALEDKMFFRGLSRFRNIVLGLDLYEGRPMVKGWKEAAAMSLEEVLELAAEARIMAILFTSISKDGTLSGPDFGAIEKMQTMTSLPIIASGGVSTMKDLQELKEMNVWAAIVGKAYYEGRIQIEEAVSLAD